A region from the Patescibacteria group bacterium genome encodes:
- a CDS encoding GspE/PulE family protein: MSPSIEELLKSSKLKKPSDDDTATEKLQKKLQAIKGGELEQEIKTRAEKLGYGYANLQKGGVMPEALNLIPKQKAEEARAVCFLTSINEVKLGAVDPADPKVQEISEQIKKDHGLRVNLHLISQDSFDKAMALYSLLPKIKKSKGQVTIEERDLNNLKTKIKTFKDLAGLIKEVPLTDFMALVIAGAIQSRASDIHIEAEENAVKLRYRIDGVLQDIARLPYESWPKIISRIKLFSGLKLNITSKPQDGRFTITLTKDKVDVRVSCLPTAYGESVVMRLLMSSAMGLAFEDLGLRGEAFKRMEQEIKKTNGMILTTGPTGSGKTTTLYAILNNLNQPGTKIITLEDPVEYKLKGINQSQVDKSKDYTFANGLRSILRQDPDIVMVGEIRDLETAEIAINAALTGHLVISTLHTNNAAASVPRLLAMGVKPFLLAPALNAVIGQRLCRRICKKCKVEDKPNPETLEKIKKILKSLPPKDKEGIDMDNLKFYTGKGCSQCDNLGYHGRIGIYEALTRNKEITDMINQGKVNDADLQVTAVENGMITMAQDGLLRVLDGVTSVAEVERTIGL; encoded by the coding sequence ATGTCTCCATCTATTGAAGAGCTTCTAAAATCTTCAAAATTAAAAAAGCCCAGCGATGATGATACGGCCACGGAAAAGTTGCAGAAAAAACTGCAGGCAATAAAGGGTGGGGAGCTTGAGCAAGAAATTAAAACCCGAGCTGAAAAACTCGGGTATGGTTATGCTAACCTCCAAAAAGGAGGAGTGATGCCCGAAGCCTTAAACCTAATTCCTAAACAAAAAGCCGAAGAAGCCCGGGCAGTTTGTTTTTTAACCTCAATCAACGAAGTTAAGCTTGGCGCCGTGGACCCCGCTGATCCCAAGGTGCAAGAAATATCCGAACAAATAAAAAAAGACCATGGTCTTCGGGTAAACCTGCATCTTATTTCTCAAGACAGTTTTGACAAAGCCATGGCGCTTTATAGTTTGCTCCCAAAGATAAAAAAATCCAAGGGCCAGGTGACTATTGAAGAACGGGATCTAAACAATTTAAAAACCAAAATAAAAACCTTTAAAGATCTGGCTGGTCTCATCAAAGAAGTGCCCCTGACTGATTTCATGGCTTTGGTTATTGCTGGCGCTATCCAATCCCGGGCTTCGGATATTCATATTGAAGCTGAAGAAAATGCAGTTAAGCTCCGTTACCGTATTGACGGGGTATTACAGGATATAGCCCGTCTCCCTTATGAATCCTGGCCAAAAATCATTTCCAGGATCAAACTCTTTTCCGGACTTAAGCTCAATATTACTAGCAAGCCCCAAGACGGTCGTTTTACTATTACCTTAACTAAAGATAAAGTTGACGTCCGGGTTTCCTGCCTGCCAACCGCTTATGGCGAAAGCGTGGTCATGCGGCTTCTAATGTCTTCAGCCATGGGTTTGGCCTTTGAAGATCTGGGCCTTCGGGGCGAAGCCTTTAAGCGAATGGAGCAAGAAATTAAAAAAACTAATGGTATGATCCTCACCACCGGTCCGACCGGTAGTGGTAAAACCACCACTCTTTATGCTATTCTTAACAATCTTAATCAACCTGGCACGAAAATCATCACCTTGGAAGATCCGGTTGAGTATAAATTAAAAGGCATTAACCAATCACAGGTTGATAAAAGTAAAGATTACACTTTTGCTAATGGCCTGCGTTCGATTTTAAGGCAAGACCCTGATATTGTCATGGTTGGTGAAATCCGCGATTTAGAAACGGCGGAAATTGCCATCAATGCTGCCCTCACCGGGCACTTAGTAATCTCTACCCTGCATACTAATAATGCCGCTGCTTCTGTGCCGCGCCTGCTGGCTATGGGCGTTAAACCCTTCCTCCTGGCTCCAGCCCTTAACGCAGTAATTGGCCAACGACTCTGTCGCCGAATTTGTAAAAAATGTAAAGTTGAAGACAAACCAAATCCGGAAACTTTAGAAAAAATTAAAAAAATTTTAAAGAGCCTGCCGCCCAAAGACAAAGAGGGGATTGATATGGATAATTTAAAATTCTATACAGGCAAGGGCTGTAGCCAATGTGATAACCTTGGTTACCACGGCCGGATTGGCATCTATGAAGCCTTGACTAGGAACAAAGAAATTACTGATATGATTAATCAAGGCAAGGTTAATGATGCTGACTTGCAAGTAACAGCCGTTGAAAATGGCATGATAACCATGGCTCAGGATGGGCTCCTGAGGGTTTTGGATGGGGTTACGAGCGTGGCGGAGGTGGAGAGAACGATTGGGTTGTAG